Proteins from one Cicer arietinum cultivar CDC Frontier isolate Library 1 chromosome 3, Cicar.CDCFrontier_v2.0, whole genome shotgun sequence genomic window:
- the LOC101511948 gene encoding thioredoxin F-type, chloroplastic-like, with the protein MTLNLCTSPKLVGTAFFDSSSSSKLSIGSSSSFSSPILSSKNVGLRSLSLRKSGNVNLSVRSSLETAGPTVTVGQVTEVNKDTFWPIVNAAGDKTVVLDMFTQWCGPCKVIAPKFKELSEKYLDVVFLKLDCNQDNKPLAKELGLKVVPTFKILKDSKVVKEVTGAKYDDLVAAINTVRSS; encoded by the exons ATGACTCTTAATCTGTGCACCTCCCCTAAATTGGTTGGCACCGCCTTCTTCGATAGTTCTTCTTCATCGAAGCTATCAATtggttcatcttcttcattttcttctccTATTTTAAGTTCAAAGAATGTTGGTCTCAGGAGCTTAAGCTTGAGAAAGAGTGGAAATGTGAATCTGAGTGTGAGATCGAGCTTGGAAACTGCGGGGCCCACTGTGACGGTGGGACAAGTCACTGAAGTTAACAAGGATACATTTTGGCCTATTGTCAATGCCGCCGGTGATAAGACCGTCGTCCTCGACATGTTCACCCAATG GTGTGGTCCCTGCAAAGTGATAGctccaaaattcaaagaatTATCTGAGAAGTATTTGGATGTTGTTTTTCTAAAGCTTGATTGCAACCAAGATAACAAG CCCTTGGCAAAAGAGCTAGGACTTAAAGTGGTTCCCACTTTTAAAATTCTAAAGGACAGCAAGGTTGTAAAAGAAGTAACTGGAGCTAAATATGATGATTTGGTCGCTGCTATTAACACTGTTCGGTCTAGCTAA